A segment of the Paraburkholderia fungorum genome:
ACCAGCACGGCGCGTAGCGCGGACAATGCTTCGGGTTGGTCATCTACCAGTAAAACGCGACTCATATTGCTTATGCCTGAAAAATTCGGTTGGGGTGGCCGTCGCTCATGCGTTGGGCCGCCCTGACAGCGGTGCGGGCGAAATCGCACCGCTTTGTGTCCTGCTGTCGAGCCGCACAATTAAGCAAGTGCTGTGCCTGTTTGTTTTAATCGATATGTTCACGCGCTTTTGCGTGCGAGGATCTGGCGTGTGCGGCCTGTTTGAACGCCGCGCGTGCGGGTCATTCGCCCGGAGTGTGCGCGAATAGCGTACGGGCGCATTCGATACAGCGGCTCACCATTCGCCCAGAGCGAGTCGAAGCTCGCGGTAAGCGGTTCAACCTTTACCGGTAAATGGGGACGAGGCGCGTGAGCTGAGAGGGGCAGTCGATTTTGTGCAGGTGCTCGGCGCGAGCTTCGTCAGGCTGCTGACATCGAGCATGATTCAGGGCGTTCATCATCAGCGTCGCCCGATGTGCTCGAGGCACGTCTGACATTGCGCATCGAGGTGGGTTAATTTCGAAGCCGCGTGCCGGAGTCGGCTGCATTGTGGCAAGGAAGCACAATTCAGATATCCATCGGCCGTGTGAGAGTGATCTATAGGCCGGACGCAAAGCTCAATCTCGAGATCTGCTGCACGCAGTGCAAAGAACCCGCCATCTGTCGCGCGTGCTTTAGCCGACCGGCTGATGTCGCTCTGTCTGAAATACTGCCTTGCGCGGAAGCGGCTGGAATGCCCGATGGCGCTCGCCTAAACTGAAGACTTCATTCCAATCAACGATTGGCCCGCGACCGGACTGCTGACTGCTGCGTCAAGCAGGTCCCGCCGTCGAGACCGATCGATCAGGGCGTACCCATCATGAAGCCATTCAAACCGCTGCTCCTGCTTGGCGCGCTGCTTTGCGCCGCCGCGACCCAATCGGCGCAGGCCAATCCAGACGTGTCGTCCGAACGGGGTCAAGCCGTGACGGCTCAATGCGACTCGGTGAGCTTCGCTTCGGGGTCGCCGGCCAACCGCGCCGCTTGCCGGCGAATCTTTGCCCGCCAGATTCGACCTACTGTGCAAACTTCGCCGTTGACCGCATCGGACTTCAGCTCCTGATTGACGCAGTAATGACGCAATAAAGCAGGATTAAAACGCGCGACACGCTTCGCACAACATGCGCGGCCCGCATGTCGTCTTCACACGTCGCGCGATGTCTCGCTGCTTTGCCGCGTCACCAGCTGAAAGCCGACATCGACCACTTTCGGCTCTGCCGCTCCGGCGTTTTCGTCGGCAGGCGTGTCGAGTTGCGACAGCAACTCTTGAGCGATCCGCAAGCCGATCGACGCGGCATGCGGCTGGATCGTCGTGAGCGGCGGCACGCAGACCTGGCTGAACGGCAAATCGCCGAAACCGGTGACCGCCAGTTGCGCAGGCACGTCGATCCCGCGCCGCTGTGCTTCGAACAACACGCCGAGCGCCATCACGTCGTTGGAACAGGCAATGGCCTGCACATCCGGCATGCCGTCTAACGCAGCGGCCAGGGCTTCGCCGCCGCTGGTCGGCGACGCGCCGCTCTGCAAATCGACGACGAACACGTCCACGCCTTTTCTCGCCAGCCAGTCACGCAGACCGTCGCAACGTTGCCGCGCGCGCAAGTCGCTGGTCATTCGCGCGCCCGCGAAGGCAATCCGCTGCGCGCCCAATTCGTACAGATGCGCGGCCAGCGTCTCGCCAACCGCGCGGTGCGAAAACCCCACCTGCAGATCGAACGGCTCGCCGCCGAGTTCCCACATCTCGGCGACCGGCGCGCGCGCCTGGCGCAACAGCATACGCGTCGCGTCGTCGTGCCGGCAGCCAGTGATCACCAGCGCGGTAGGCGACCACGACAGAAACGTGCGCACCAGTTCGGTTTCGCGGACGGCATCGTAGTCGGTCGCACCGAGCAGCAACTGGTAGCCGTGACGATCGAATTCCTTCTGCATCGCCGCGACGGTTTCCGAAAAGAACGCGTTGCCGAGCGACGGCACTACCACGCCAATCGCGCGAGTGCGGGCGGCCGCCAGGCTGCCGGCGAGCAGGTTGGGCACGTAGCCGAGCACGTCGATAGCCTGCTTGATACGCGGTGCGATGCGCGGCGACACCGCTTCGGGATTGCGCAGGAACAGGGAAACGGAACTGGGCGAGACGCGCGCGCGCGCCGCGACGTCGTCCATCGTCACGCGGTTAGTGCCGCGCCTGACGCGAGGGGAGGCTTTGCTGGTCTGGGACATTCGGCCACATTTCGGGATATGCACTGTGAGTCAGCGCGGTGCGAGCCGGCTATTTTAAACCTCCGCAGCGCAATGAGCTATTCCATCAGTGATAACCCTGATGGCCCTGACAAGAATCACAGCGCTATTATTTCGCAGCGCTGCGATTTTCGCTTAAGGCGAGCAGTCGTGGTTTTTCAGCAGCATCGACCGGCGGTTTTTCGCCCCTCACCGACCCGTTTGCCTAGCCCCGCCCGACTCGCCAGATCATGACCGTTCTCTCCGTCTCCTCCGAATTCCAATGTGTGCTGAACGCCCAGGCCCAGCTTGGCGAATGCCCGCGCTGGGACGAGCGCGAGCAGGTGCTGTACTGGGTCGACATCCTCGAACCCGCGCTGCATCGCTTCGATCCGGCGACGGGTGTCGATACGAAATTCATGCTGCCGGAACACATTGGCTGCTTCTCGTTGTGCGAAGGCGGCGGGTTTATCGCCGGGTTGCGTTCGGGCATCTGGACGCTCGACGAACACGCCCGTCCGCTCGACATGATCGCGTCGAATCCCGAGAATCAGCGCACCAGCCGCTTCAACGACGGCCGTTGCGACGCCGCAGGCCGCTTCTTCGCGGGCACCGTCGACGAACCGAAGGCCGGCGGCAATGCGCATCTTTACCGGCTGGTTGCGTCGGCGCTGGGCGTGTTGAGCAGCGGTCTGATGACGTCGAACGGTCTCGCCTTCAGCCCTGACGGGCGCTGGCTCTATCACTCGGACACGCCGCGCTTCACCGTCTATCGCTCGCCGTACGACGTCGCCACCGGCGCCTGCGGCAAACGCGAAGTCTGGATCGAAGTCCAGCCGACGCAAACCGATCGCGGCCGCCCGGACGGCGCGGCGGTCGACGCAGAAGGCTACTACTGGAGCGCGTTCTACGAAGGCGGCCGGGTCGTGCGTTTTTCCCCGGACGGCGAAATCGACGCGGTCTACCCGCTGCCGGTGCGCTGCCCGACGATGTGCGCGTTCGGCGGCCCCGATCTGCGCACGCTGTACGTCACGAGCGCCCGGTCAGGCCGTCCCGCCGACGAACTCGCCCGCGAGCCGCTGGCCGGCGCGCTCTTCGCGCTGCGCACGGAAGTGCACGGCCTCGTCGAACCCCGCTGGCGCGGCTGATCCGCGTCTTCCATCCTCACCGGTACTTTTCCCATGCTGAATCTGAGAGATCCTGACCTGCTGCGCACGCAATGCCTGATCGGCGGCGAATGGTGTGATGCGCCCGAAGGCGGCACCATCAACGTAACCGATCCGGCCACCGGCGCGTTGCTCGGCACGGTGCCCGCGATGGGCACGCGCGAAACCCGCGAGGCGATCGCCGCCGCGCAGGCGGCCTTGCCGGCCTGGCGCGCCCGCACGGCGCTGGAACGCGCCGGGTTGCTGCGCAAGTGGCACGAGTTGATCCTCGCGAATCAGGAAGACCTCGGTGCGCTGATGACCGCCGAGCAGGGCAAGCCGCTGGCCGAAGCCAGGGGCGAAATTGCGTTTGCCGCGAGTTTTATCGAGTGGTTCGCCGAAGAAGCAAGACGCGTGGATGGCGACGTGCTCGCGTCGCCGTCGAAAGACCGCCGCCTCGTCACGATCAGGCAGCCGGTCGGCGTGTGCGCCGCGATCACGCCGTGGAATTTCCCGGCCGCGATGATCACGCGCAAGGCCGGCCCGGCGCTCGCAGCCGGTTGCACGATGGTGCTGAAGCCCGCGTCGCAAACGCCGTTCACGGCGCTCGCACTCGCCGTACTGGCGCAGCGCGCGGGCATCCCCGCTGGCGTGCTGAACGTCGTGACCGGCGACCCGCAAGCCATCGCCGACGAACTCACGAGCAATCCCATCGTGCGCAAGCTGTCGTTCACCGGATCGACGGCGATCGGCGCGCGGCTGATGGAGCAGGGCGCGCGCAATATCCAGAAGTTGTCGCTCGAACTGGGCGGCAATGCGCCGTTCATCGTGTTCGACGACGCGGACCTCGACGCGGCAGTCGAAGGCGCGTTGATCTCCAAGTACCGCAACGCGGGTCAGACCTGCGTGTGTGCGAACCGTTTTTACGTGCAGGCCGGTGTCTACGACGCATTCGTCGGTAAACTATCGGCCCGCGCGCAAGCGCTGAAGCTCGGCGACGGCCGTGCGCCGGATACGCAGATCGGTCCGCTGATCGACGCCCGCGCGTTGTCGAAAATCACCGCGCTGGTCGACGACGCCCGTTCGCAAGGTGCGAATGTGCTGTGCGGCGGCGAAGCGCTCGCGCTGTCCGCTGACGGCGTCGCGCGTCACTACGCGCCGACGGTGCTCACCGGCGTGACCCCCGGCATGCGGGTCGCGCGCGAGGAAATTTTCGGCCCGGTCGCGCCGGTGATGCGTTTCACCGACGAGCAGGACGTGATCGCACTCGCCAACGACACCGAATTCGGTCTCGCCAGCTACTTCTACACGCGCGACATCGGCCGCGTGTGGCGGGTTGCCGAAGCGCTGGAGTTCGGCATGGTCGGCATCAACACCGGCCTCATTTCAACCGCTGAGGCGCCGTTCGGCGGCGTCAAGCAATCAGGCATTGGCCGCGAGGGTTCGAAGTACGGAATCGACGAATACCTGGAAATGAAATACCTGTGCATGCAGGTCGCCTGACTTCGCGCGTGATGGAAACCGGCACTGTCGCGCGACCAGAAATCGCAGCGCTGCGAAACTGACGCCAGCAAGATTCCGCATCCACGGGACCGGCGTCCGAATCCACCTCAAAGAAGAACACCGAGGAGACGATCATTTTTACGATATTGAGTTTTGCCTTCTTTACCGCGCTGGTGGGATTCGTGTCCTACCTGTTCACGCGCCGCGCGAAAGACGTCGGCGCGCGCGGCTACTTCATGGCAAGCGGCGGACTGACCGGCTGGTTTATCGCCGGGTCGATGATGCTGACCAACCTCTCCGTCGAGCAGATGGTCGGGCTGAACGGCGACGCGTATGCGCACAACCTGTCGGCGATGGCGTGGGAGTGCACGGCGGCGGTCGCCACGGTCGCGCTCGCGATGTTCTTTCTGCCGCGCTATCTGCGCGGTGGGTTTTCGACTTTGCCGCAGTTTCTCGAAGAGCGCTTCGACGCGACCACCCGGCGCGTGGTCAGCGCGCTGTTCGTGGTCGGCTACATGCTCGTGGTGAATCCGTCCGGTCTGTACCTCGGCGCGATCACCTTCAATCAGGTGTTCGGCGTGCAGGCGATGCTCGGCACGTCGTATCCGGTGACGATCACGTTGCTCGTATGGATGTCCGGGATCATCGGTGCGCTGTACGCGATTTTCGGCGGTCTGCGCGCGGTGGCCGTGTCGGACACGATCAACGGCGTGGGCTTGCTGATCGCCGGTTTGATGGTGCCGGTGCTGGGCTTCTACGCGCTCGGTCACGGCGACTTTTTCTCCGGTCTGCATACGGTCGCGACGCAGGCGCCGGAAAAGCTGTCGGCGATCGGCGGCCCGCATGACTCGGTGCCGTTCGGCACGCTGTTCACCGGCATGATCTTCGCGAACCTTTTCTACTGGTGTACGAATCAATCGATCGTGCAGCGGACCTTTGCGGCGAAGAACCTTGCCGAAGGGCAGAAGGGCGTGCTGCTGTCGGGCCTGCTGAAACTGCTGGTGCCGATTGTGATGATGCTGCCCGGCGTGATCGCGTTCCATCTGTATTCGAGCAATCCGCTGAGCCGTCCCGACCTCGCGTATCCGCAACTGGTGGCCGATCTGTTGCCGTGGTGGGCGAAAGGCTTCTTCGTCGCCGTGCTGTTCGGCACCGTGATGAGCCACTTCAACGCAGTGATCAACAGTACCGCCACGCTCGTCGCGTTCGACTTTTATCGCGCGTGGAAACCGGATGCTTCGGACGAGAAACTGATTCGCGTCGGCAAATCGGCGAGCGTCGCGATTGCCGTGGTGTCGCTGCTGATCGCACCGCTGCTGATGTACGCGCCGGACGGCATTTACATGGTGATGCGCCGCTTCACCGGCTTCTTCAACATTCCGATTATCGCCGTGGTGCTGGTGGGTTTCTTCAACAAGAAGATCGAAGCGTTGCCCGCGAAGATCGTGCTGCTGCTGCACGTCATCGTCTACACGTTGCTGATTTTCGTGTTCAAGGTCGACAAGGTGTACGGCATCAACTTCATTCACATCATGGGCATTCTGTTCGTGAGTGAAGTCGCGCTGATGCTCTTGCTCGGCATGCGTTTCCGCCGCGCGGTTCCGTATGAAGCGCAGTTCCGTCAGCACGGCGACCTCACGCCGTGGCGCTTCGCCAGCACGATGAGCGTGCTGCTGATGGCGATGCTGGTGAGTCTGTATCTCACGTTCTCGCCGCTGGGTGTCGCGCGGCAAGGCGGCGTGACGACGCAATACATGGTGTGGATGGCGATTACGTGGTGCGTGGCCGTGGTGCTGATCGCGACGTTGCGCCGGCGTGAATCGGCTGCGCATCGTGGCGTGGAATGGCGTCATGCATCGCCGGAACAGCGGCACTGATTTTTTCGATTTCGAAGCAAGGACGAATGTGATGGACTGGCAGATAGATGCAGACGGCAAGCTGACGCTGCGCGTCGCGAACCGCACGCTGTTCGAACACTCGCCGCAAGCGCCGGCCGTGTTCGTCGGACGCGGTGTGGAAACGGTCGAGATGTATCGCGGCAACTTCGATATCAGCGACTACGTCGAGGAGCGCGTTGCATTGCGAGACGCGCGTCTCACGCAGAATGCGGACGGCAGCGCGCGCATCGAACTCGCGCGTCACGCGGATACCCCGGCGGAACTGGTGATCACCGCGCAGCGCACGGCGAACGGCGTGCATCTCGCGTTGTCCGGCGATGCGTCGCTCAATCGCTTGTGGTGGCGCGTGCCCGCTCAGGCCGACGAACACGTGTGGGGTTGCGGCGAGCAGATGTCGTATTTCGATCTGCGCGGCAGGCACTTTCCGCTGTGGACCTCGGAGCCCGGCGTCGGTCGCGACAAGAGCACGCATCTCACCTGGCAGGCCGACGTGACGTCGAAGTCGGGTGGCGATTACTACCACACCAACTATCCGCAACCCACCTTCGTTTCGTCGCAGAAGTACTGCCTGCATGCGCAAACCACCGCGTATGCGGACTTCGATTTTCGCCATGACGGATGGCACGAATTGCAATTCTGGGCCGTGCCGGAGCGCCTCGAATTCATCGTCGCCGATGACTTCGTCACGCTGGTCGAACGCATTTCGATGCGCTTCGGCCGCCAGCCGACGTTGCCCGACTGGGTGATGAACGGCGCGATTCTCGGCCTCAAAAACGGTCGCGATCACGCGCAGGAAATTTTCGAAGCGAGCCGCGCAGCAGGCGTCGCGGTGAGCGGTTTGTGGTGCGAAGACTGGGCAGGCATTCGCCAGACCTCGTTCGGCAAGCGTCTGTTCTGGGACTGGCGCTGGAACGACACGCGCTATCCCGGTCACGCGGAATGGCTCGCGCAACTGAAGCAGGACGGTGTGCGTTTTCTCGGTTACGTGAACCCGTATCTGTGCAATGACGGCACGCTGTATCAGGAAGCGCTTGCGGCCGACTATCTCGCGAAACACGCGGACGGCAGCCAGTATCTGGTCGATTTCGGTGAGTTCGATTGCGGCGTGGTCGACTTTACGAATCCGGCCGCGGCTCGCTGGTTCGAAGAGCGCGTGATCCGCGGCGAAATGCTCGACCGTGGACTCGACGGCTGGATGGCCGACTTCGGCGAATATCTGCCGACCGATCTGGTGCTCGCCAACGGCGTCGACGCGATGCTGATGCACAACGCGTGGCCGACGCTGTGGGCCGAAGTCAACGCCCGCGCGATTGCCGCAGCGGGACGCACCGGCGACGCACTGTTCTTCATGCGCGCAGGTTATACGGGTGTGCAGGCGCATTGCCCACTGCTGTGGGCCGGCGACCAATCGGTCGACTTCACGCGGCACGACGGCTTGCAGACGGTGATCTGCGGGGCGTTGTCGTCGGGCTTGCTCGGCAACGCGTATCACCACAGCGATATCGGCGGATATACGAGCCTGTTCGGCAATGTGCGCACGCCCGAACTGTTCCAGCGCTGGGCCGAAATGGCCGCGTTCACGCCGGTCATGCGCACGCACGAAGGCAATCGTCCGGCCGAGAATTTCCAGTTCTGGCAGGACGCCGACGTGCTCGCGCATTTCGCGCGCATGACGCGTCTGTTCGTCGCGTTGAAGCCCTACGTACAAGGTCTCATCGACGAAGCCGCGGCGCGCGGTTTGCCGTTGCAGCGTCCGCTGTTCCTGCACTACGAACACGACGCCGCGACCTACGCGATTCAGGACCAGTACCTGTATGGCCGCGATCTGCTGGTCGCGCCCGTGCATGCCGCCGGCGCAACGCAATGGAGCGCGTATCTGCCCTCGGGCGATGCGTGGACGCATCTGTGGAGCGGTGTCGAATACGAAGGCGGTCAGCGCGTGACGGTTGACGCGCCGCTCGGCGAACCGCCGGTCTTCGTTCGACGTGGCGCGACGAATACCGCTCACTGGCTCGATCTGGTCAAGGCGCTCTGATGACCGGTTCGTTCGTCCATCACCTGATGTTCGTCGTCTGCGTCGCGCTCGCGACGTTCACGCAAAGCCTGACCGGCTTCGCGTTCGGACTGGTGCTGCTCGGCCTCGTCGCGGTGTTTCATCTCGCGCCGTTGCCGGTCGCCGCCAACGTTGTCACGGTGATGGTGCTCGCCAACGCCGCGCTGCTCGTGCGCAGCCTGCCGGCTTTGCCGCGCCGCGTGGCAGTGCCCGCGTTCGGCAGCAGTCTGGTCGGCGTCGCGCTCGGCGCGTGCCTGCTCGCGTGGCTGTCGGATAACGCGATCGGCGTGGTGCGTGTCGCGCTCGGCATCGCGATTCTCGCGTGCAGCGTGTTGCTGGTCGTGCAGACGAAGCCGCGTGCGCAACTGTCGTCGCCGGGTGCGTTCGCTTTTTACGGCGTGGTGTCCGGCGTGATGGGCGGCGTATTTGCGAGCGCCGGTCCGCCGATGGTGTTTCACCTTTATCGCCAGCCGCTCGACCGGCTGGTCGTGCGCGACACGCTCGTGCTG
Coding sequences within it:
- a CDS encoding solute:sodium symporter family transporter, with translation MSFAFFTALVGFVSYLFTRRAKDVGARGYFMASGGLTGWFIAGSMMLTNLSVEQMVGLNGDAYAHNLSAMAWECTAAVATVALAMFFLPRYLRGGFSTLPQFLEERFDATTRRVVSALFVVGYMLVVNPSGLYLGAITFNQVFGVQAMLGTSYPVTITLLVWMSGIIGALYAIFGGLRAVAVSDTINGVGLLIAGLMVPVLGFYALGHGDFFSGLHTVATQAPEKLSAIGGPHDSVPFGTLFTGMIFANLFYWCTNQSIVQRTFAAKNLAEGQKGVLLSGLLKLLVPIVMMLPGVIAFHLYSSNPLSRPDLAYPQLVADLLPWWAKGFFVAVLFGTVMSHFNAVINSTATLVAFDFYRAWKPDASDEKLIRVGKSASVAIAVVSLLIAPLLMYAPDGIYMVMRRFTGFFNIPIIAVVLVGFFNKKIEALPAKIVLLLHVIVYTLLIFVFKVDKVYGINFIHIMGILFVSEVALMLLLGMRFRRAVPYEAQFRQHGDLTPWRFASTMSVLLMAMLVSLYLTFSPLGVARQGGVTTQYMVWMAITWCVAVVLIATLRRRESAAHRGVEWRHASPEQRH
- a CDS encoding NAD-dependent succinate-semialdehyde dehydrogenase, producing MLNLRDPDLLRTQCLIGGEWCDAPEGGTINVTDPATGALLGTVPAMGTRETREAIAAAQAALPAWRARTALERAGLLRKWHELILANQEDLGALMTAEQGKPLAEARGEIAFAASFIEWFAEEARRVDGDVLASPSKDRRLVTIRQPVGVCAAITPWNFPAAMITRKAGPALAAGCTMVLKPASQTPFTALALAVLAQRAGIPAGVLNVVTGDPQAIADELTSNPIVRKLSFTGSTAIGARLMEQGARNIQKLSLELGGNAPFIVFDDADLDAAVEGALISKYRNAGQTCVCANRFYVQAGVYDAFVGKLSARAQALKLGDGRAPDTQIGPLIDARALSKITALVDDARSQGANVLCGGEALALSADGVARHYAPTVLTGVTPGMRVAREEIFGPVAPVMRFTDEQDVIALANDTEFGLASYFYTRDIGRVWRVAEALEFGMVGINTGLISTAEAPFGGVKQSGIGREGSKYGIDEYLEMKYLCMQVA
- a CDS encoding alpha-glucosidase, with protein sequence MHRRNSGTDFFDFEARTNVMDWQIDADGKLTLRVANRTLFEHSPQAPAVFVGRGVETVEMYRGNFDISDYVEERVALRDARLTQNADGSARIELARHADTPAELVITAQRTANGVHLALSGDASLNRLWWRVPAQADEHVWGCGEQMSYFDLRGRHFPLWTSEPGVGRDKSTHLTWQADVTSKSGGDYYHTNYPQPTFVSSQKYCLHAQTTAYADFDFRHDGWHELQFWAVPERLEFIVADDFVTLVERISMRFGRQPTLPDWVMNGAILGLKNGRDHAQEIFEASRAAGVAVSGLWCEDWAGIRQTSFGKRLFWDWRWNDTRYPGHAEWLAQLKQDGVRFLGYVNPYLCNDGTLYQEALAADYLAKHADGSQYLVDFGEFDCGVVDFTNPAAARWFEERVIRGEMLDRGLDGWMADFGEYLPTDLVLANGVDAMLMHNAWPTLWAEVNARAIAAAGRTGDALFFMRAGYTGVQAHCPLLWAGDQSVDFTRHDGLQTVICGALSSGLLGNAYHHSDIGGYTSLFGNVRTPELFQRWAEMAAFTPVMRTHEGNRPAENFQFWQDADVLAHFARMTRLFVALKPYVQGLIDEAAARGLPLQRPLFLHYEHDAATYAIQDQYLYGRDLLVAPVHAAGATQWSAYLPSGDAWTHLWSGVEYEGGQRVTVDAPLGEPPVFVRRGATNTAHWLDLVKAL
- a CDS encoding LacI family DNA-binding transcriptional regulator; protein product: MSQTSKASPRVRRGTNRVTMDDVAARARVSPSSVSLFLRNPEAVSPRIAPRIKQAIDVLGYVPNLLAGSLAAARTRAIGVVVPSLGNAFFSETVAAMQKEFDRHGYQLLLGATDYDAVRETELVRTFLSWSPTALVITGCRHDDATRMLLRQARAPVAEMWELGGEPFDLQVGFSHRAVGETLAAHLYELGAQRIAFAGARMTSDLRARQRCDGLRDWLARKGVDVFVVDLQSGASPTSGGEALAAALDGMPDVQAIACSNDVMALGVLFEAQRRGIDVPAQLAVTGFGDLPFSQVCVPPLTTIQPHAASIGLRIAQELLSQLDTPADENAGAAEPKVVDVGFQLVTRQSSETSRDV
- a CDS encoding SMP-30/gluconolactonase/LRE family protein, whose product is MTVLSVSSEFQCVLNAQAQLGECPRWDEREQVLYWVDILEPALHRFDPATGVDTKFMLPEHIGCFSLCEGGGFIAGLRSGIWTLDEHARPLDMIASNPENQRTSRFNDGRCDAAGRFFAGTVDEPKAGGNAHLYRLVASALGVLSSGLMTSNGLAFSPDGRWLYHSDTPRFTVYRSPYDVATGACGKREVWIEVQPTQTDRGRPDGAAVDAEGYYWSAFYEGGRVVRFSPDGEIDAVYPLPVRCPTMCAFGGPDLRTLYVTSARSGRPADELAREPLAGALFALRTEVHGLVEPRWRG
- a CDS encoding TSUP family transporter, with translation MTGSFVHHLMFVVCVALATFTQSLTGFAFGLVLLGLVAVFHLAPLPVAANVVTVMVLANAALLVRSLPALPRRVAVPAFGSSLVGVALGACLLAWLSDNAIGVVRVALGIAILACSVLLVVQTKPRAQLSSPGAFAFYGVVSGVMGGVFASAGPPMVFHLYRQPLDRLVVRDTLVLVFAVNAVLRLGIVLQQGRFDADSLALSLEALPVVLLVTWLARRYPPAWSPGAVRRVVFVLLAIAGGSLVAPAVTSAFASPHALSHQSS